The stretch of DNA TGAGGTACGGTGCTGCGCGCCGTGTTTTTTTTGCCCTGCTCCGGCGGGCAAGCAAAAGCAAGTCTGTGCGCGTGGCCGGAGGGCTGAGATGCCTGGAATTGCAATTGTGGGCGCCCAGTGGGGCGACGAGGGCAAGGGGAAAATCACCGATTTTCTCGCGCCAGAAGCCGAGTACGTGGTGCGCTACCAGGGCGGCGCGAACGCCGGGCACACCGTGACCGCAAAGGGGCAGACCTTCAAGCTGAACCTGCTGCCCAGCGGCGTGCTGCACGAAGGCACCGTGAGCGTGCTGGGCGACGGCATGGTCATTGACCCGGACAAGTTTCTGGAAGAGCGGGGCAACCTGCTGTCAGGCGGGCTGCAGCCGGAACTGCGCATCAGTGACCGGGCGCACCTCGTGTTGCCGCACCACAAGTACGTGGACGGCCGCAAGGACTTCGTGGGCACCACCGGGCGCGGCATTGGCCCGGCCTACGCCGACCGCGCCCGCCGCGTGGGCATCCGTTTTGGCGACCTGCTGGACGACCGCGTACTCGCGGAGCGCCTTGAGCGCCTGCTGGAAGCCAAGCCCAATTCCACCCGGGACGCGGGCTGGACCGGCGTTCAGGTGGCCCTGGACGCCCTGGCCCCCATCCGCGAGGCGCTGGCCCCCTTCATTCACGACACGGGCGCCCAGTTGCGCGCCGCCATTGCCGAGGGCCGCAACGTGCTGTTTGAAGGCGCCCAGGCCACGCTGCTGGACCTGAATTACGGCACCTATCCCTTTGTCACCAGCAGCCACCCCACGGTGGGCGGCATTCTGGTGGGCGCGGGCGTGAACCACAAGGCCATTCACAAGGTGTACGGCGTGGCGAAGGCCTTTAACACCCGCGTGGGCCACGGGCCCTTTGTCACCGAGGTTCACGACGAAGCCGGCATCCTGCGCCTGCGCGGCGACGGCTCTAAGCCCTGGGACGAGTACGGCACCACCACCGGGCGCGCCCGCCGCGTGGGCTGGCTGGACCTGCCGCTGCTGAAATACGCCGTGGAGGTCAACGGCCTGGACGGGCTGGTCATCAACAAGATGGACATTCTGGCGGGCCTGGACAGCATTCCGGTCTGCGTGGCCTACGGCCAGAGCGGCGAGCCTCTCTTCAAGCACCTGCCCGGCTGGGCCACCACCGAGGGCGCCACCAGCCGCGCCACCCTGGCGGGGGAGGCCCAGGCGTACCTGGACCTGATTGAAGAGACCGTGAACTGCCCGGTGGTCATCTTCTCGTGCGGCCCGGCCCGCGAGCAGACCTACGGCGAGGTCAGCTGGGCCTGAGCCAAAGCCTGGGGCCAGTGGAGGCGTGCGCGTCTTCGCGGTTGGCCCCGGCCGCCCACCGGGGCCACGCCCCCAGGGCATGAAAGCCATCCGACAGTCGCCGCGAGGGGCCCTGGCCTACACTCGCGGCATTCATCATGGGGTCCGGTCTGCGCGCGCAGGCGGGGCCCGCAAAGGAGTTGTCCTGTGACCATTGAACCCGTGATCAGTGCCGCCGATGAGAAGCAGGAGGTGCCCGGCCTGAGCGCGCTGACGCACGACTGGCTGGCAGCCATCGGCGAGGACCCGGCGCGCGAGGGCCTGACGCGCACGCCGCACCGCGTGGCCAAGGCCTGGAGCTTCATGACCGCCGGGTATCACAAGACCCTGCACGACGCGGTGGGCGAGGGCGTGTTTGCCGCCGAGGGCAGCGAGATGGTGATCGTCAAGGACATTGAGTTCTATTCCATGTGCGAGCACCACATGCTGCCGTTTTATGGCCGGGCGCACATCGCCTATATCCCCGACGGCAAGATTCTGGGCCTCAGCAAGTTTGCGCGCATCGTGGACCTGTATTCGCGCCGCCTGCAGGTGCAGGAGCGCATCACCACCCAGATTGCCGACGCCGTGGAGGGCCTGCTGTCGCCCAAGGGCGTGGCGGTCTACATGGAAGGCGTGCACCTGTGCATGGCCATGCGCGGGGTGCAGAAGCAGAACAGCTCCACCACCACCAGCGCCATGCGCGGGCGCTTTCGCAGCGATCCGCGCACCCGCGCCGAATTCATGAGCGCCGTGCAGGGCACCCTGCGCAGCCGCTAAAGCCAGCCGGGGTGTGACAGCGCTGTCAGAGCGGTGGGCGGCGCGCTTTCCCGGGGGCCGCCCCCGGCGTTTTGGTGCGCTGCGGGCCCGCCGCCAGCGCCCCCAGTTGCCCACAGCCAGGGCCAGAATCAAACGACCAGAATTGTCACTTTAGGTACAGTCGCCGGGGGCGGGGGTGAGACTGGTGTAAGTGGGAAAGCGGTACGGTGGGCAGGGAGGACGTGCCGTGCTACTGAACCTGTGCCTGCTGCTCACCTGCACGTTCCTGCTGAGCCTGACCTACCGCGACTGGCCGGTGCGGCGCCACTGGCCCGACCACGCCCTGCGCCTGCTGCTCTCGGCGGGCACCGCCGCCGTGCTGATGCACTACGCCGTCGAGGTAGGGCCGTACAAGATTGACCTGCGGTACGTGCCCATTGCGCTGGTCACGCTGCGTTACGGCCTTGGGGCGGGCGCCCTGGTGGCGTTGCCCACGGTGGCGTGGCGGCTGCTGGAATCACAGCTGGGCGGGCTGGTGGCGCTGGTCAATACCCTCACGGTGCTGGGGGCGGCGTCGCTGCTGCGGCCCACCCTGGACCTCGCGCACGCCAACCTGCGCGACCTGTGGAAGTTGCCTCTGCCTTACCTGGGCGTGGGACTGCCGCTGCTGTTCCTGCCCGAGTCGCGTGCGCTGGGCCTGGTGGTGTACCCCGGCATGCTGGCGCTGCACAGTGTGGCCACGGTTCTGGTGCTGGGCGTGTTGCAGGCGCGGCTGCGGCTGCTGCGGCTGGCGAACGATCTGCGCCAGCAGGTCATGACCGACGACCTGACCGGCCTGGGCAACCGCCGCCGCTTTGATGAAGCCCTGGCCCGCTTGGAGGTGGGCGATCACCTCGTGCTGCTGGACGTGGATGACTTCCGCCAGCTGACCGACAAGCACGGCCCCGAAGCGGGCGAGCGGGCGCTGCGCTATGTCGGGCAGGTGCTGCACGACGCGGCGCCGGGGTGCGGCTTCCGGCTGGGCCACGAGGCCTTTGCCCTGCTGCTGAATCTGCCTGAACCCGACGCGCGGGCGGTGGTGGCGCGCGTGCAGGCCCAGCTGACCGATCCGGGCAGCGCCGCGCCCTGGGCCTGCCTGACCGTGTCGGCGGGGCTGGCCTCCCGGCTGCTGCGCGAGCAACCGGCGCAACTGGTGCACCGGGCCGACGAAGCGCTGTACGTGGCCAAGACCAACGGCGGCAACCGCCTGGTCACCCTGGACGACCTGCCGCGCCGCGCCGCGCCCGCCCCGGTGCCCGATCTGCGCCCCCGCTACTCGCTGTGGCAGGCCCAGCGCACCACCGTGGAACTGCTGGCGCAGCGCCGCCCCCTGCGGGACCAGGACTGGCAGGAACTGCTGCAGCTGGCGGTCACCACCATCAGCGGGGTGGGCTGCGGCAGCCTGAACATCCGCGAAGGGGTGCAGTTCCGTATCTGCGCCGCTGTGGGCTACGCGCACGAACTGGTGGGCACACCGCTGCCAGAGGCCTCGCAGCTGCGCTGGTACGGGCAGGGCCTGGACGCGTGGCGCCAGGGGGTGCCCCGGGTGCTGCGCCCCGCTGAAATCGAGCGCGTGTGGGCCGAGGCCGACGCCGAACTGGCCTCGGGGCCCCGGCAGGCCTTTGCCGACCTGGGCCAGCGCACGGCGCTGCGGGCCAGTCTGTGCCTGCCCGTGGTGGTGGGGGGCGAGGTGGTGGCCCACCTGAACCTGGAATCCACCGAATCTGAAGCGGTGTTCTCGGCGGGGGCCATTCAGGATGCCCAGGTGTTTGCCCAGCAGATTGCCGCGCTGCTGCAGCTGCAAGAGCGCTGGCGGGAACTGGAGCAACTGGCGCAGCTGCACAGCGACCTGAACCTGGACGTGGGTGAGCAGCAGATTGCCGCCTACCTGACGCAGGCGGCGCACGACCTGCTGCGCACCAGTTCCACCCTGCTGCTGCGGTACGATCCTGGCCTCGACGCGCTGGTGCCCTCGGCCCAGGCGGGCCCGGCGCAGCAGATGGACACCCCAGGCCAGTTGCCCCGGGGCGAGGGGCTGTCCTGGCAGGCGCTGGACAGCGGGCGGATCATCCGCGCCGCGCGGGTGCAGGATGCCCCGGGGGCGTACATCCACCCGGCCGGGCGCACGGCCCAGCAGGCGCTGATGGTGGTGCCCATGCGTTCGCATGACCGCCAGCCGCTGGGCGTGCTGTGCCTGCTGCGCGACCCCCACCGCCCCTTTCAGTCCAGCGAGGAAGCCCTGGCCGCCATGCTGGCCAGCGTGGGCACCCGGGTCATGGAGCGCAGCGCGCACCTCAGCGACCTGCGCGCCACCCTGGACGCCGCCCTGAACATGCTGGGCGTGGCCCTGGAAGCCCGCGACCTGGAAACCCAGGGCCACACCCAGCGCGTGCGCGACCTCGCCGCGCGCATGGGCGAGGCCCTGAACCTCCCCGACGACCAGCGCCTTGCCCTGCGCCACGGCGCCACCCTGCACGATATTGGCAAGCTCAGCGTGCCAGACACCATCCTGCTCAAGCCCGGCCGCCTGACCCCGGAAGAGCGCCTGATCATGGAACAGCACGCGCCGCTGGGCGCCGAACTGGTGGCGCGCATTCCCTTCTTGCACCCACAGGCCCATGAGGTGGTGCGCCACCACCATGAGCGCTGGGACGGCGCAGGTTACCCCGACCGCCTTGGGGGCGAGCAGATTCCCCTGCTGGCGCGCATCTTTGCCCTGTGTGACGTGTACGACGCCCTGACCAGCGTGCGGCCCTACAAGGGCGCCATGAGCCACGAAGAGGCCATGACCATCATCCTGCAGGGCGCGGGCACCCAGTTTGACCCACAGCTGACCGAGCTGTTCCGCCGGGTGGCCCCGGGCCCCGGGGCGCCCAGCGAGGGCCGCCATCCCATGCCTGCAGTTTGAATGACGGGCAAAGGAGACCGGGCAGAGGAGAGGGAGGCCCGCTCAGTGAACCACTGGGGCCAGTGGCGGGTGACGTTGGGTGCCGCTCCCCTGGGCAGCACAGGCGCTGTGCAGGAGGGGGCGGGGCCGCGGTCCAGCTGCGCCCGTGCCGCACGGACGCGGTTCGGTGGCCGGAGCCCCTGGTCCGCGTTCCCTGCCTTCCCGTGCTACGCCCGCTCGTCCTGTGGCTGCGCCAGGCGCAGCGCCGCGGCGTGCAGCATCTGCACCCCCGTTTCCAGGCTGGTTTCGTCAATGGTGAAGCGGGGGTGGTGGTGCGGCCAGCGGCTGTCGGCCTCGTCGCTGCCCGCGCCCACGTTGAAGTACGCGCCGGGGGCCTTTTCCAGGTAGGCGCTGAAGTCCTCGCCGCCCATCGTGGGTTTGGCCTCGCGGAAGCGCTCCTCGCCCACCACGTCCAGGGCCACCTCGCGCAGCTGCGCCGCCACCCAGTCGGTGTTGATCAGCGGGCGGTAGCCGAACTCGTAGCGCAGCTCGTACTCGGCGCCGTGGGCCGCGCAGATGCCCTTCACTACGCGCTCGATCAGCTGGGGCGCGCGCTCGCGCAGGCCAGGGTCAAAGGTGCGCACGGTGCCCATCAGCTCGGCGCTGTCGGGAATGACGTTGTGGGTGGTGCCGCTGACAAACTTGGTGACGCTGACCACCAGGGCGTCCTGGGCGGCCACCATGCGGCTCACCACATGCTGCAGGTTGGTCACCACCTGCGCGCCCACGGCGATAGGGTCCACGGTCTCTTCGGGGTGCGCGCCGTGGCCGCCCTTGCCGCGAATGGTCAGCTCAATGGTGTCGGGCGCCGCCATAAAGGCCCCGGCCTTGACCGCCACCACCCCGGCGGGCAGCTGGCTGTTCAGGTGCAGCCCGGTGACCACATCCACGCCGTCCATCAGCGGCGTCTCCATGACCAGCTCCTCGGCGCCGCCGGGCCCGATTTCCTCGGCGTGCTGGAAGATCATGCGCACCTCGCCGGGCACCGTTTCTGGGTGTTCGGCGAGCAGTTTGGCCACGCCCAGCAGGATGGCCGTGTGGCCGTCGTGCCCGCAGGCGTGCATGACGCCGGGGCGCGTGGAGGCGAACTCGAAGCGGTTTTCCTCATGGATGGGCAGGGCGTCAATATCGGCGCGCAGCAGCACGGTGCGCCCGGGTTGGCCGCCCTTCAGGACCGCGAGCACGCTGGTGGCGGTGGGCCGCGTGACCGTCAGGCCCGGCATCTTCTTCAGCTCGGCCTCGATGAACGCGGCGGTCTCGTGCTCGTGAAAGCCGACCTCGGGATGCATGTGCAGGTGTCGCCGCCACGCCACAAGCTGCTCGCGCAGGCCTGCAGCCCTGTCCTGGGTTGCCGTCATGCCCCAGCCTACCGCGCCGGACACGCCGTTTTCTGCCCGCCCAGCGACCATTCCGCCATGCCGGACATGGCAGGGTGGGCCCCAGGTCATACGGAACTCAGGTGAGCCGAAGGCGAGGGGCGAGCGGAACGAACACGAGAACATCCGGGACGACGGCGATGGAAAAGCACCCCTGCGCTCTTCCCAATATGCTTTGGAATCAGAGGCGGCCCGTATCAGAGACCGAACAGGCCACCCAGACCCTAAAGGCCGCGCACGACCTGGAACGGGCCGCGGCGCATCTGCGCGTGGCCGCTGCCCACCTGCAGGCAGCCGAAGTGCCCCGGTATGCCGCGCAGCTGGCGGGCCGGGGCCACCTGTTGCGTGCCCACACCGTGCTGGACGGTTTGGCTGTGGCCCGCGCCGCCCACAGCCACCTGCTCACCGATGAAGGGTATTGAGTGGCCCTTCAGCAACTTTGCAGCCGCGTCTGTCGTACTGGCAGACATGAAGACCCGCACCCGCTCCAAAGGCAAACTTGGTCTGCTGCTGACGGTGGCGCCCATCGCCCTGGAACTGCTGGCCCTGGCCCGCAAATCGCAGCGCAAGACCAAGTACACCAAGGCCCGCAAGCGCGACCGCGCCCTGGATTTCCTGCTGGACCGCGCCCAGCGCAAACTGCGCGGCAAGCCCCAGCGCCGTTGGTTCTAACCTCCAGTCCTAGCCCCCACGTGGCCTCCTGCCCAGCGCAGCGAGGCCACTTCGCTGTGGGTCAGCGCCACACCGCTGTGCTGTGCTTCTGGCCGTGTTCGCCCCCGCCCCGCAAGCTCAACCGCAGCAAGGCGTGCAGTTCCGCGCCCGGGCGGCTGCCAAGATGGCCGCGATGGACCTGCGCAGTGGACGGGCCTTCTGGCCCCTGACGAATGGGCTGATGTACACCTACCCGCCCCTGGCGGCCCCCGAACAGGCGGACGTGCTGGTGATTGGCGCGGGCATCACCGGGGCCCTGCTGGCCGACGCCCTGAGCGAGGCGGGCCTGGACACCGTGGTGCTGGACCGCCGCGACGCAGGCTTTGGCAGCACCAGTGCCAGCACCGCCCTGTTGCAGTACGAGATCGACACCAATCTGGTGGACCTGAGCGCCATGATTGGCCGCGCCGACGCCGAACGCGCCTACCACCTGTGCCGGGACGCCATTGACCGGGTGCGCGCCCTGACCGCCGGGCTGTCCGACGACTGCGGCTTCCGGGCGCGCGGCAGTCTGTACTACGCCAGCACGAGAAAAGACGCCCGGATGCTGCGCGAGGAACACGCCGCGCGCACCCGCGCCGGGCTGGCGGTGGAGCACCTGGACGCCCGGGAACTGAAAGCCCGCTTTGGCATCCAGGCCCCCGCCGCGCTCTTCAGCCGCGACGGCGCCGAGGTGGACCCCTACCGCCTGACCCAGCAGCTGCTGCAGCGGGCGCTGACCCGGGGCGCGCGGGTATACGACCGTACTGCCGTGACCCGGCTGGACGGGGGCCGCACCTGGACCGCCCACACCGACCGGGGCGTGCCCGTGCGGGCCCACTGGGTGGTGGTGGCCACCGGCTACGAGGCCGAGACCTTTCTGGGCCGCCGTCTGGCCCAGCTGAAAAACTCCTACGCCCTGGCCACCGAGCCCATTGCCCAGGCGGGCGGCGAACTGTGGCCGGGGGGCTGCCTGATCTGGGAAACCGCCCGCCCCTACCTGTACGCCCGCACCACCCAGGACGGCCGCGTGGTGGTTGGCGGCGAGGACGACCCCCACCACAGCCCCGCCCGCCGCGAGCGCAGCCTGCCGCGCAAGCAGCGCCGACTGGAGCGCCGCCTGGAACGGCTGCTGCCCCACCTGAAGCCCGAGGTGGCCTTTGCCTGGGCCGGCACCTTTGGCGAAACCCAGGACGGTCTGGCCTACATTGGCCCCAAAACGAACGGTGAGCGGCTGCTGTTCGCCCTGGGCTACGGCGGCAACGGCATCACCTATTCCGTGCAGGCCGCCCGGCTGCTCACGGCGCACATTCAGGGCCAGGCGGCGGACGACCTGCGGCTGTTCCGGCTGGACCGGTCAGCAGGTCGAGGAGTCTAAAAGTCCAGTGGTCGAGAGGCTCACCATGCTCGACCCCTCAACCCCTGGACGCCTCAACTGGGCCCTTAGCGCTGGTACGCCACTGTCCCGCCCACCACCGTCAGCAGGGGCCAGCCCTTCAGGGTTTCACCGGCCCAGGGGGTGAACTTCGCCTTGCTCTTGAATTCGGCCGGGTTGACGGGGCGTTCGGTCTCCAGGTCCAGCACCACCAGATCAGCGGGGGCGCCCGCGTCCAGGGTGGGTTCGGACCAGCCCATCACGCGCGCAGGCGCAGCTGTGAACAGGTCCACCAGCTTCTCCAGGCCCAGCGCCTCGCCAAAGCGGGTGTACATCAGCGGAAACGCCAGCTCGATGTACGCGATGCCGCTGGGGGCGTCCAGCAGGTCACGTTCCTTTTCGGCGCGGGTGTGGGGCGCGTGGTCGGTGGCGAGGCAGTCCACGCTGCCATCTTTCAGGCCTTCAAGCAGATGGTCGGCATCGGCCTGGGTGCGCAGGGGCGGCGCCACCTTGTAAATCGCGTCAAAGCTGCGCAGCGCCTCGTCGGTCAGGGTGAGGTGGTGGGGGCAGACCTCGCAGGTCACCGGCAGGCCACGCGCCTTGGCCCCCCGCACCAGATCCAGCGCGCGGGCGGTGGAGAGGTGCTGGATGTGCAGCCGGGCCGGGCGGCCCTGGGCGTGCAG from Deinococcus multiflagellatus encodes:
- a CDS encoding adenylosuccinate synthase, with protein sequence MPGIAIVGAQWGDEGKGKITDFLAPEAEYVVRYQGGANAGHTVTAKGQTFKLNLLPSGVLHEGTVSVLGDGMVIDPDKFLEERGNLLSGGLQPELRISDRAHLVLPHHKYVDGRKDFVGTTGRGIGPAYADRARRVGIRFGDLLDDRVLAERLERLLEAKPNSTRDAGWTGVQVALDALAPIREALAPFIHDTGAQLRAAIAEGRNVLFEGAQATLLDLNYGTYPFVTSSHPTVGGILVGAGVNHKAIHKVYGVAKAFNTRVGHGPFVTEVHDEAGILRLRGDGSKPWDEYGTTTGRARRVGWLDLPLLKYAVEVNGLDGLVINKMDILAGLDSIPVCVAYGQSGEPLFKHLPGWATTEGATSRATLAGEAQAYLDLIEETVNCPVVIFSCGPAREQTYGEVSWA
- the folE gene encoding GTP cyclohydrolase I FolE; this translates as MTIEPVISAADEKQEVPGLSALTHDWLAAIGEDPAREGLTRTPHRVAKAWSFMTAGYHKTLHDAVGEGVFAAEGSEMVIVKDIEFYSMCEHHMLPFYGRAHIAYIPDGKILGLSKFARIVDLYSRRLQVQERITTQIADAVEGLLSPKGVAVYMEGVHLCMAMRGVQKQNSSTTTSAMRGRFRSDPRTRAEFMSAVQGTLRSR
- a CDS encoding HD domain-containing phosphohydrolase, giving the protein MLLNLCLLLTCTFLLSLTYRDWPVRRHWPDHALRLLLSAGTAAVLMHYAVEVGPYKIDLRYVPIALVTLRYGLGAGALVALPTVAWRLLESQLGGLVALVNTLTVLGAASLLRPTLDLAHANLRDLWKLPLPYLGVGLPLLFLPESRALGLVVYPGMLALHSVATVLVLGVLQARLRLLRLANDLRQQVMTDDLTGLGNRRRFDEALARLEVGDHLVLLDVDDFRQLTDKHGPEAGERALRYVGQVLHDAAPGCGFRLGHEAFALLLNLPEPDARAVVARVQAQLTDPGSAAPWACLTVSAGLASRLLREQPAQLVHRADEALYVAKTNGGNRLVTLDDLPRRAAPAPVPDLRPRYSLWQAQRTTVELLAQRRPLRDQDWQELLQLAVTTISGVGCGSLNIREGVQFRICAAVGYAHELVGTPLPEASQLRWYGQGLDAWRQGVPRVLRPAEIERVWAEADAELASGPRQAFADLGQRTALRASLCLPVVVGGEVVAHLNLESTESEAVFSAGAIQDAQVFAQQIAALLQLQERWRELEQLAQLHSDLNLDVGEQQIAAYLTQAAHDLLRTSSTLLLRYDPGLDALVPSAQAGPAQQMDTPGQLPRGEGLSWQALDSGRIIRAARVQDAPGAYIHPAGRTAQQALMVVPMRSHDRQPLGVLCLLRDPHRPFQSSEEALAAMLASVGTRVMERSAHLSDLRATLDAALNMLGVALEARDLETQGHTQRVRDLAARMGEALNLPDDQRLALRHGATLHDIGKLSVPDTILLKPGRLTPEERLIMEQHAPLGAELVARIPFLHPQAHEVVRHHHERWDGAGYPDRLGGEQIPLLARIFALCDVYDALTSVRPYKGAMSHEEAMTIILQGAGTQFDPQLTELFRRVAPGPGAPSEGRHPMPAV
- a CDS encoding M20 family metallopeptidase, whose product is MTATQDRAAGLREQLVAWRRHLHMHPEVGFHEHETAAFIEAELKKMPGLTVTRPTATSVLAVLKGGQPGRTVLLRADIDALPIHEENRFEFASTRPGVMHACGHDGHTAILLGVAKLLAEHPETVPGEVRMIFQHAEEIGPGGAEELVMETPLMDGVDVVTGLHLNSQLPAGVVAVKAGAFMAAPDTIELTIRGKGGHGAHPEETVDPIAVGAQVVTNLQHVVSRMVAAQDALVVSVTKFVSGTTHNVIPDSAELMGTVRTFDPGLRERAPQLIERVVKGICAAHGAEYELRYEFGYRPLINTDWVAAQLREVALDVVGEERFREAKPTMGGEDFSAYLEKAPGAYFNVGAGSDEADSRWPHHHPRFTIDETSLETGVQMLHAAALRLAQPQDERA
- a CDS encoding NAD(P)/FAD-dependent oxidoreductase codes for the protein MFAPAPQAQPQQGVQFRARAAAKMAAMDLRSGRAFWPLTNGLMYTYPPLAAPEQADVLVIGAGITGALLADALSEAGLDTVVLDRRDAGFGSTSASTALLQYEIDTNLVDLSAMIGRADAERAYHLCRDAIDRVRALTAGLSDDCGFRARGSLYYASTRKDARMLREEHAARTRAGLAVEHLDARELKARFGIQAPAALFSRDGAEVDPYRLTQQLLQRALTRGARVYDRTAVTRLDGGRTWTAHTDRGVPVRAHWVVVATGYEAETFLGRRLAQLKNSYALATEPIAQAGGELWPGGCLIWETARPYLYARTTQDGRVVVGGEDDPHHSPARRERSLPRKQRRLERRLERLLPHLKPEVAFAWAGTFGETQDGLAYIGPKTNGERLLFALGYGGNGITYSVQAARLLTAHIQGQAADDLRLFRLDRSAGRGV